The Sphingosinicella humi genome has a window encoding:
- a CDS encoding CCA tRNA nucleotidyltransferase, which produces MKLPKADWQQRDGMAALLRALGAAEGETRFVGGCVRDTLLGLDVSDVDLATKLSPEEVMRRLKRAHIKAVPTGIAHGTVTAVPRGGPVEVTTLRRDVSTDGRRATIAYTDDWREDAARRDFTINALSADPESLAVHDYFGGEEDLAERRVRFIGDPLTRIAEDHLRILRYFRFHARFGRGDPDTAGLEACAARANDLMALSRERIADELLKLLTLPAPHPTIALMVERGILRPVLPEVGTDGAERLARLVEHEKAAGLEAAPIRRLAALLPADPDVAASVAARLRLSRKAAKRLVSAAERSPGDQSEPQALAYRIGAEQAVDRLLLLTGEERIAAEEIGRLSRWIRPRFPLTGGDLIAMGLEPGPLVARTLQAIEREWIGSGFPAEDEARRLARAQVDQALRDSQ; this is translated from the coding sequence ATGAAGCTGCCGAAGGCGGATTGGCAGCAGCGCGACGGCATGGCGGCGCTGCTCCGCGCGCTCGGCGCGGCGGAGGGCGAGACACGCTTCGTCGGCGGCTGCGTGCGCGACACCCTGCTGGGGCTCGACGTCAGCGACGTCGACCTCGCCACGAAGCTGTCGCCCGAGGAAGTGATGCGGCGCCTGAAGCGCGCCCACATCAAGGCGGTCCCGACCGGCATCGCGCACGGCACGGTGACCGCGGTGCCTAGAGGCGGCCCGGTCGAGGTGACGACCCTTCGCCGCGATGTCTCCACCGATGGGCGGCGGGCGACAATCGCCTATACCGACGACTGGCGCGAGGACGCAGCGCGCCGCGACTTCACGATCAACGCCCTCTCAGCCGACCCGGAAAGCCTCGCCGTCCACGATTATTTCGGCGGCGAGGAGGATCTCGCCGAGCGCCGCGTGCGCTTCATCGGCGACCCGCTCACCCGCATCGCCGAGGACCATCTGCGCATCCTGCGCTATTTCCGGTTCCATGCGCGCTTCGGACGCGGCGATCCCGATACGGCCGGACTGGAGGCCTGCGCCGCCCGGGCCAACGACCTCATGGCGCTGTCGCGCGAGCGGATCGCCGACGAACTTCTGAAGCTGCTCACACTGCCCGCGCCCCATCCGACCATCGCTCTGATGGTGGAGCGGGGGATATTGCGGCCGGTGCTGCCGGAGGTCGGGACCGACGGCGCCGAGCGGCTCGCCCGGCTCGTCGAGCATGAAAAGGCCGCCGGCCTGGAGGCAGCACCGATCCGGCGCCTGGCCGCCCTACTCCCCGCCGATCCTGATGTCGCGGCCTCGGTCGCCGCCCGGCTGCGCCTCTCCAGGAAGGCCGCCAAGCGGCTCGTCAGCGCGGCCGAGCGCAGTCCCGGCGACCAAAGCGAGCCGCAGGCGCTCGCCTACCGCATCGGTGCCGAGCAGGCGGTGGACCGCCTTCTTCTCCTGACCGGGGAGGAGCGCATTGCCGCGGAGGAGATAGGACGTCTCAGCCGATGGATCCGACCGCGCTTTCCACTCACCGGCGGCGACCTCATCGCCATGGGCCTCGAACCGGGGCCCCTCGTCGCCCGGACGCTCCAGGCGATCGAGCGCGAATGGATCGGAAGCGGCTTTCCCGCGGAAGATGAAGCCAGGCGCCTCGCCCGCGCCCAGGTCGATCAGGCGCTGCGCGACAGCCAGTAA
- a CDS encoding putative bifunctional diguanylate cyclase/phosphodiesterase codes for MQTAAPRGRNRSLKAAVSSIREAPAEPRPTVAEEVTERARQDYLDALPIAAAVICVSAGGDPYIDMANENFRQLTDWNGHEGKWASQVAFLQAGTIGRTLTAFLKTNEKARQFEGHDGKAIGGRHFTVGLARLKGTPVSPKRCLISLIDKTAQVETEKSLRAEMLRDSLTGLPNRLGFNEKVEALLEAPDFREGSHAVVVVDMHRFSRINECMGAIAGDELLITFARRLFSALRAGDILARTGGDEFAILMRLGKGLDDALQLADRIRAVLSAPFRLSELEIRVDCSLGIALLSGGVELAEEVLRNAQFALKRAKPTRGTQVYEPSQAKAARRRFSIETELRRAIESEELRLDFQPVIELATGELAGFEALARWEHEDRGAIAPSEFIPVAEESGLIVALGRWAIHAAAQTLGEWDRKAGKRLPLCMGVNLSAIQIARDDVPTLVEGALRDHGLTGDRLTLELTESAIIQDPARASKVLEALKGLDARVAMDDFGTGYTSLAYLQRLPIDVLKIDRSFVTGMLKDRDSVGIIRAVLSLADALGLETTAEGIETEALARALTELGCTYGQGFHFARPLGPDAALDYWLSRSA; via the coding sequence ATGCAGACGGCCGCGCCGCGGGGGCGGAACAGATCGCTGAAGGCTGCCGTTTCCTCCATCCGGGAAGCGCCGGCGGAGCCTCGCCCGACGGTGGCGGAGGAGGTGACTGAGCGCGCGCGCCAGGATTATCTCGATGCACTGCCTATCGCTGCGGCGGTGATCTGCGTCAGCGCGGGCGGCGATCCCTATATCGACATGGCCAACGAGAATTTCCGCCAGCTCACCGACTGGAACGGCCATGAAGGCAAATGGGCAAGCCAGGTCGCTTTCCTCCAGGCCGGCACGATCGGGCGGACGCTCACCGCCTTCCTGAAGACCAATGAGAAGGCGCGCCAGTTCGAAGGCCACGACGGCAAGGCGATCGGCGGGCGTCATTTCACCGTTGGGCTGGCCCGGCTCAAGGGCACGCCGGTGTCGCCGAAACGCTGCCTCATCTCGCTGATCGACAAGACGGCCCAGGTCGAGACCGAGAAGAGCCTGCGCGCCGAGATGCTCAGGGACAGCCTCACCGGCCTGCCCAACCGCCTCGGCTTCAACGAAAAGGTCGAGGCGTTGCTGGAAGCACCGGACTTCCGCGAAGGAAGCCACGCCGTCGTCGTCGTCGACATGCACCGCTTCAGCCGCATCAACGAATGCATGGGCGCGATCGCCGGTGACGAGCTTCTGATCACTTTTGCCCGCCGTCTCTTCTCGGCCTTGCGCGCTGGCGACATCCTCGCGCGGACCGGAGGCGACGAGTTCGCCATATTGATGCGCCTCGGCAAGGGGCTGGACGACGCCCTCCAGCTCGCCGACCGAATCCGCGCGGTGCTGTCGGCGCCGTTCCGGCTTTCGGAGCTCGAAATAAGGGTCGACTGCTCGCTCGGCATCGCCCTCTTGTCGGGCGGGGTCGAGCTGGCCGAGGAAGTGCTTCGCAACGCCCAGTTCGCGCTGAAGCGCGCCAAGCCGACGCGGGGCACCCAGGTCTATGAGCCCAGCCAAGCCAAGGCCGCCCGCCGCCGCTTCAGCATCGAGACCGAGCTGAGGCGTGCGATCGAGAGCGAGGAGCTGCGGCTGGATTTCCAGCCCGTCATCGAACTCGCGACGGGGGAACTGGCGGGGTTCGAGGCCCTTGCCCGCTGGGAACATGAGGACAGGGGCGCGATCGCTCCGTCGGAATTCATCCCGGTCGCCGAGGAATCCGGGCTGATCGTCGCGCTCGGACGGTGGGCGATCCATGCCGCCGCGCAGACGCTCGGCGAGTGGGACCGCAAGGCGGGCAAGAGGCTGCCGCTGTGCATGGGAGTCAATCTGTCGGCCATCCAGATCGCGCGGGACGACGTGCCGACGTTGGTGGAAGGGGCGCTTCGCGATCACGGCCTCACCGGCGACCGGTTGACGCTCGAGCTGACCGAAAGCGCTATCATCCAGGATCCGGCGCGGGCCAGCAAGGTGCTGGAGGCGCTCAAAGGCCTGGATGCCAGGGTCGCGATGGACGATTTCGGCACCGGCTATACGTCGCTCGCCTATCTCCAGCGCCTGCCGATCGACGTGCTCAAGATCGATCGCAGTTTCGTGACCGGCATGCTGAAGGACCGCGATTCGGTGGGGATCATCCGGGCCGTGCTGTCGCTCGCCGACGCGCTCGGGCTCGAGACCACCGCCGAGGGCATCGAGACGGAAGCGCTGGCGCGGGCGCTGACGGAGCTGGGCTGTACCTACGGCCAGGGCTTTCACTTCGCCCGGCCGCTCGGCCCCGATGCCGCCCTCGATTACTGGCTGTCGCGCAGCGCCTGA
- a CDS encoding CoA pyrophosphatase, with protein MNLADRLREALALEHRDKPVLIEGDPHDPLVGPHAKTTPAAVLMPVVDRPEPTVILTVRATTMKRHPGEIAFPGGRIDPGDRDAVAAALREAAEEIALPPGGVEVVGTTDRYRTITGYEVTPVVGIVPPDLDLTPQPGEVAAIFEAPLDYLLRPEHQLVRTVLWRGRERSYFEIMWEDRRIWGATAAMIVNLSRRLAVIA; from the coding sequence GCCCGTGCTCATCGAAGGCGACCCGCACGATCCCCTCGTCGGGCCGCACGCCAAGACGACTCCGGCCGCGGTGCTGATGCCGGTCGTCGATCGTCCGGAGCCGACGGTGATCCTGACGGTGAGGGCGACGACGATGAAGCGCCATCCGGGCGAGATCGCCTTCCCCGGCGGCCGGATCGATCCCGGCGACAGGGACGCCGTGGCGGCCGCGCTACGCGAAGCGGCGGAGGAGATCGCGCTTCCTCCGGGCGGCGTCGAGGTGGTCGGCACCACCGACCGCTACCGCACCATCACCGGTTATGAAGTGACGCCGGTCGTCGGCATCGTGCCGCCGGACCTCGATCTGACGCCTCAGCCCGGTGAAGTGGCGGCGATCTTCGAAGCGCCGCTGGATTATCTGCTGCGGCCGGAGCATCAGTTGGTGCGCACCGTGCTGTGGCGGGGACGGGAGCGGAGCTATTTCGAGATTATGTGGGAGGACCGCCGCATATGGGGGGCGACGGCGGCGATGATCGTCAATCTGAGCCGCCGGCTGGCGGTGATCGCATGA
- the parC gene encoding DNA topoisomerase IV subunit A, translating to MSEHTDEFDQIVDAPFDDALSQRYLVYALSTITARSLPDVRDGLKPVHRRLLWGMRLLRLDPAAGYKKCARVVGDVMGKYHPHGDQSIYDAMVRLAQPFSLRYPLVDGQGNFGNVDGDNAAAMRYTEARLTAAANELMAGLDEGTVDYRPTYNGEEEEPEVFPGLFPNLLANGASGIAVGMATSIPPHNVAEVIDAATHLIDNPKAEDSALMDFVAGPDFPTGGVIVDGPEAIAHAYATGKGAFRVRAKWETEDQGRGTWTAVISEIPYQVQKGKLIEQIAALIADKKLPILADVRDESDEAIRIVLEPRSRTVDPQLLMDSLFRLTDLEVRVSLNLNVLDASRTPRVMSLKEVLTAWLEHQIDVLVRRSTHRVAKITDRVELLDGYLIAFLNLDRVIQIIREEDEPKAVMMAEFGLTDRQAEAILNMRLRSLRKLEEMQIRKERDQLEKERAELEKLIESPARQRTRLKKDLAALRDRYRPETDLGRRRTLIEEAGPAREIPLEAMIEREPITVIMSQRGWIRAMKGHVDLANPEALKFKEGDGPAFAFHAQTTDKLLLAAQNGRFYTLAADKLPGGRGFGEPVRLMIDLEGEGDVVALLPASAATKLLLASSDGRGFVTSTAGAIAETRKGKQVVNVRAGARLAVVRPIAEADDYVAAIGENRKMVVFPMGELPEMARGQGVQLQRYRDGGLADAITFKFAEGLSWGMGGASGRTRTETDLSAWRTARGAAGRMPPVGFPRDNRFN from the coding sequence ATGTCCGAACATACCGATGAATTCGATCAGATTGTCGATGCCCCCTTCGACGATGCGCTGTCGCAGCGTTATCTCGTCTATGCGCTGTCCACGATCACAGCGCGCTCGCTTCCCGATGTCCGTGACGGCCTGAAGCCGGTCCATCGGCGACTCTTGTGGGGGATGCGGCTGCTGCGGCTCGATCCGGCAGCGGGGTACAAGAAATGCGCGCGTGTCGTCGGCGACGTGATGGGCAAATATCACCCGCATGGCGACCAATCGATCTACGACGCCATGGTCCGCCTCGCCCAGCCTTTCTCGCTGCGTTACCCGCTCGTCGACGGGCAGGGCAATTTCGGCAATGTCGACGGCGATAACGCCGCGGCGATGCGCTACACCGAGGCGCGGCTGACGGCGGCGGCGAACGAGCTGATGGCCGGCCTCGACGAAGGTACGGTCGACTATCGCCCGACCTATAATGGCGAGGAAGAGGAGCCCGAGGTCTTCCCCGGTCTGTTCCCGAATCTCCTCGCCAACGGCGCCAGCGGCATCGCCGTCGGCATGGCGACCTCGATCCCGCCGCACAATGTCGCCGAAGTGATCGACGCGGCCACCCACCTCATCGACAATCCCAAGGCCGAAGATTCCGCACTGATGGATTTCGTCGCCGGCCCGGACTTCCCCACCGGCGGCGTCATCGTCGATGGGCCGGAGGCGATCGCCCACGCCTATGCGACCGGCAAGGGCGCCTTCCGCGTCCGCGCCAAATGGGAGACCGAGGATCAGGGGCGCGGCACCTGGACCGCGGTCATCTCCGAAATTCCGTATCAGGTGCAGAAGGGCAAGCTGATCGAGCAGATCGCGGCGCTGATCGCCGACAAGAAGCTGCCGATCCTGGCCGACGTCCGCGACGAATCGGACGAAGCGATCCGCATCGTGCTGGAGCCGCGAAGCCGCACGGTCGATCCCCAGCTGCTGATGGACAGTCTATTCCGGCTTACCGACCTGGAAGTGCGCGTCTCGCTCAACCTCAACGTGCTCGACGCCAGCAGGACGCCGCGGGTGATGAGCCTCAAGGAGGTGCTGACCGCCTGGCTGGAGCATCAGATCGACGTGCTGGTGCGGCGCTCGACCCATCGGGTGGCCAAGATCACGGACCGCGTGGAGCTGCTCGACGGCTATCTGATCGCCTTCTTGAACCTCGACCGCGTCATCCAGATCATCCGCGAGGAGGACGAGCCCAAGGCGGTGATGATGGCGGAATTCGGCCTCACCGACCGCCAGGCCGAGGCCATCCTCAACATGCGGCTGCGCTCCCTGCGCAAGCTGGAGGAGATGCAGATCCGCAAGGAGCGCGACCAGCTCGAGAAGGAGCGGGCGGAGCTCGAGAAGCTGATCGAATCGCCGGCGCGGCAGCGCACCCGCCTGAAGAAGGATTTGGCGGCGCTCCGCGATCGCTATCGGCCGGAGACGGACCTTGGCCGGCGCCGCACCCTGATCGAAGAGGCCGGGCCGGCACGGGAAATCCCGCTGGAAGCGATGATCGAGCGCGAGCCGATCACGGTCATCATGTCGCAGCGCGGCTGGATCCGGGCGATGAAGGGCCATGTCGATCTCGCCAATCCGGAGGCGCTGAAGTTCAAGGAGGGCGACGGCCCCGCCTTCGCCTTCCACGCCCAGACGACCGACAAGCTCCTCCTCGCGGCGCAGAACGGCCGCTTCTACACGCTCGCCGCCGACAAGCTGCCCGGCGGGCGCGGTTTCGGCGAGCCGGTGCGGCTGATGATCGACCTCGAAGGAGAGGGCGATGTCGTCGCCCTGCTGCCGGCCTCGGCCGCCACCAAGCTGCTGCTCGCCTCCTCGGACGGGCGCGGCTTCGTCACCTCGACCGCCGGCGCGATCGCTGAGACGCGCAAGGGCAAGCAGGTGGTCAATGTCCGCGCCGGGGCCCGCCTCGCCGTGGTTCGGCCTATCGCCGAAGCGGACGATTATGTCGCCGCGATCGGCGAGAACCGTAAGATGGTCGTCTTCCCTATGGGGGAGCTGCCGGAGATGGCGCGGGGCCAGGGCGTCCAGCTCCAGCGCTACCGCGACGGCGGCCTCGCGGACGCGATAACCTTCAAATTCGCCGAAGGGCTGAGCTGGGGCATGGGCGGCGCCAGCGGCCGCACGCGCACCGAAACCGACCTTTCGGCCTGGCGCACCGCCCGGGGGGCGGCGGGACGGATGCCGCCGGTCGGCTTTCCGCGCGACAATCGATTTAACTAG